In a single window of the Myxococcales bacterium genome:
- a CDS encoding sulfatase-like hydrolase/transferase, producing the protein MERQRALKLSLIFLVLDAVFLRWVIAHFHNWGFWDWDYQQTLLEVARTTLVDYGQIPLWNPYLGGGISLAGNTLNHVWSPSFLPILLFGTLVGIKLCIFIYLAIAQLGMFRLARSRGLGEIEACLSAIVFSFAAVYAQRLTHGQFEWIAIAWVPFVLVAIDRFIEQPSARAACCGGIFYSLIVLDGGPYQFAFFGVFLAVYAIARSVEMRGLRPLVGLVSIGGVAVGLAAIKLIPVFELVGRYPRETNEDPFYGAPFTPGALDSFFQMFLSRAQAHDPQLWMPYVLNVGSYVGIVPLLLVGLAIYAVPRKHVSWILSGFFALWVSLGPAAPIDLWHFLHQLPGLSMLRVPSRFNVYALLCIALLAGVGLGVLREKLANPTRARIASLIICIAVAANLIFVNGAIFKVAFSIPPLELETRGDFRQHYSYSPFIERYRKAALYDVHPNWPSGSYPAVLENRGMRWAFKTLPFPSAALSAEDPGYWGEAAIASGNGTITGLSLTPNRVRVSTDGGGGLLKLNINYDPGWQVVGGEPLSLAEFDGVIGINLPIARETVELAYRPRAFFVGAAMSVLTLLGIVYVFWMRRRAETKSALTTALVLGLMSSLCACSESTPLVESSATNVVLITVDTLRADRTGPYREKSKATPNIAKLASQGTLFEAAISPMQMTRPSHYSLFTSLYPRDHGVVNNKISLEQSFRTLAEVFREHGYATAAFVSVTLLGPDSGAERGFEHFDFPRTARTRSAEHVVSAAVNWLGERPRDKPFFIWVHFFDPHTPYAPPAEFAPVADGPIARTLQEASIENLMALAEQHGGDLPEEAVERAISLYQGEIEYTDHWIGRLMKALDASASAERTAMALTADHGECFEKGIFFEHSDCLYEGAARIPLIFRAKGRVAAGVRRSEVVEILDVAPTLLALADLPVPAEFLGRKLFDKGDPARDAAFLQHPLYSNSGAKNRRVRRLHSVMGTATRDLLIAEELIGLRTSVWKYLLRGSHEELYHLPSDPAETRNVATENRSVVLELREQLEAWSTAHPQRHANVELINDELRATLEALGYLQ; encoded by the coding sequence GTGGAACGGCAACGCGCCCTCAAACTCTCGCTGATCTTCCTGGTGCTGGACGCCGTTTTCCTGCGCTGGGTGATCGCGCACTTTCACAACTGGGGTTTCTGGGATTGGGACTACCAGCAAACCCTGCTCGAAGTCGCGCGCACGACTCTCGTAGACTACGGCCAGATCCCACTCTGGAATCCCTATCTGGGCGGTGGCATCAGCCTCGCGGGCAACACCCTCAATCACGTCTGGTCTCCGAGTTTTTTGCCGATCCTCCTGTTTGGAACCCTGGTCGGAATCAAGCTCTGCATCTTCATTTATCTGGCCATCGCGCAACTCGGCATGTTCAGGCTCGCCCGAAGCCGCGGACTGGGAGAAATTGAAGCCTGTCTCTCGGCAATCGTGTTCTCATTTGCTGCGGTCTACGCCCAGCGACTCACTCACGGTCAGTTCGAATGGATCGCCATCGCCTGGGTTCCCTTCGTGCTGGTCGCCATCGATCGTTTTATCGAACAGCCGAGTGCGCGCGCCGCGTGTTGCGGAGGCATCTTCTACAGTCTGATCGTGCTCGACGGCGGGCCGTACCAGTTTGCCTTCTTTGGAGTTTTTCTCGCCGTGTACGCAATCGCTCGGTCCGTCGAAATGCGAGGCTTGCGCCCGCTCGTCGGGCTCGTCTCCATTGGGGGTGTGGCGGTGGGCCTCGCGGCAATCAAGCTGATTCCAGTCTTCGAACTGGTCGGGCGATATCCACGCGAGACCAACGAAGACCCGTTCTACGGCGCGCCCTTTACTCCCGGCGCCCTCGATTCGTTCTTTCAGATGTTCTTGTCTCGAGCCCAGGCCCATGATCCCCAACTGTGGATGCCCTATGTCCTGAACGTGGGCAGCTACGTCGGCATCGTCCCTCTGCTGCTGGTCGGTCTCGCGATCTATGCAGTACCGCGCAAGCATGTATCGTGGATTTTGAGCGGCTTCTTTGCACTGTGGGTCAGCCTGGGGCCCGCGGCACCGATCGATCTTTGGCACTTCCTTCATCAGCTACCGGGACTCTCGATGCTGCGGGTTCCGAGCCGATTCAACGTCTACGCGCTGCTCTGTATTGCACTGCTTGCCGGGGTGGGGCTCGGGGTGCTGCGCGAAAAACTGGCCAATCCAACTCGAGCGCGCATCGCCTCCCTGATCATCTGCATTGCCGTCGCGGCCAATCTCATTTTTGTGAACGGTGCGATCTTCAAGGTGGCGTTCTCGATTCCACCCCTCGAACTCGAAACCCGTGGAGACTTCCGCCAGCACTACAGTTACTCGCCGTTCATCGAGCGTTATCGCAAAGCGGCGCTCTACGACGTGCATCCCAATTGGCCGAGTGGCAGTTATCCGGCGGTTCTCGAAAACCGCGGCATGCGCTGGGCGTTCAAGACCCTTCCCTTTCCCTCTGCCGCGCTGTCGGCGGAGGATCCCGGCTATTGGGGCGAAGCGGCGATTGCGAGCGGAAATGGAACCATCACTGGACTCTCTTTGACGCCCAATCGAGTTCGGGTTTCGACCGACGGCGGCGGCGGGTTGCTGAAGCTGAACATCAACTATGACCCGGGCTGGCAGGTCGTGGGAGGCGAACCGCTCTCGCTTGCCGAATTCGACGGCGTGATCGGGATCAATCTTCCCATCGCGCGTGAGACCGTGGAACTCGCCTACCGCCCGCGGGCCTTCTTTGTGGGCGCGGCCATGAGCGTGCTCACGCTCCTGGGGATCGTCTACGTCTTCTGGATGCGCCGACGTGCGGAGACCAAGTCCGCACTGACCACCGCCCTCGTCCTTGGACTCATGAGTTCTCTTTGCGCGTGTTCAGAGTCAACTCCACTCGTCGAATCCAGCGCGACCAACGTGGTGTTGATCACCGTCGACACCCTGCGTGCCGACCGTACTGGACCTTATCGCGAAAAGTCCAAGGCGACTCCAAACATTGCGAAGCTCGCCAGCCAGGGAACCCTGTTCGAGGCTGCGATCAGCCCAATGCAGATGACCCGCCCCTCCCACTACTCGCTCTTCACTTCGCTCTATCCGCGGGATCACGGCGTGGTGAACAACAAGATTTCGCTGGAACAGAGCTTTCGTACCCTGGCCGAAGTGTTCCGCGAACACGGCTATGCCACGGCGGCCTTTGTTAGCGTCACGCTGCTCGGCCCCGACTCCGGGGCGGAACGCGGCTTTGAACATTTTGATTTCCCACGCACCGCGAGAACTCGATCTGCGGAACATGTGGTCAGCGCGGCGGTAAATTGGCTCGGCGAGCGGCCCCGAGATAAACCATTTTTTATCTGGGTCCATTTCTTTGACCCCCATACGCCGTACGCACCACCCGCCGAATTCGCACCCGTGGCGGACGGACCCATCGCCAGGACACTGCAAGAAGCCAGCATTGAAAACTTGATGGCCCTTGCGGAGCAACACGGCGGAGATTTGCCCGAGGAGGCGGTGGAACGCGCCATCTCGCTCTACCAGGGAGAGATTGAATACACGGATCATTGGATCGGAAGACTGATGAAGGCTCTCGATGCCTCGGCTTCGGCTGAACGCACGGCAATGGCCTTGACGGCCGACCACGGGGAGTGCTTCGAGAAGGGAATCTTCTTCGAGCACTCCGACTGTCTATACGAAGGGGCAGCGCGCATCCCGCTGATCTTTCGCGCCAAGGGTCGCGTTGCCGCCGGCGTTCGCCGCAGCGAGGTTGTCGAAATCCTCGACGTGGCCCCTACGCTGCTGGCCTTGGCCGACCTGCCGGTCCCAGCCGAATTCCTGGGCCGCAAACTCTTTGACAAAGGGGACCCGGCGCGGGACGCGGCTTTCCTCCAGCATCCGCTGTACTCGAATAGCGGAGCGAAAAATCGCAGGGTTCGACGACTCCACAGCGTGATGGGAACCGCGACTCGCGACCTCTTGATTGCCGAAGAGTTGATCGGCCTGCGCACAAGTGTCTGGAAGTATTTGCTACGCGGTAGCCACGAAGAGCTCTACCACTTGCCGAGTGACCCGGCTGAGACCCGAAACGTAGCGACGGAGAACCGCAGCGTGGTCCTCGAACTGCGCGAGCAGTTGGAAGCGTGGTCAACTGCCCATCCCCAACGCCACGCCAACGTGGAGCTGATCAACGACGAGTTGCGCGCCACCCTCGAAGCCCTGGGTTATCTGCAGTGA
- a CDS encoding sulfatase yields MIRAAIRFASICYSVVPCFDARRVATVGLCANAMLGPLACAEATHEPVRAVILISCDTLRADHLGMYGYDRDVSPNLDAFAQNSVVFERAYATAPHTNPALSSLLTSRMPDELGVAGGNRTLMPQSVTTLAEILGNANIKSAAIVSNWALRRADKLLGDVGIAQGFGHYDDQMGSSAGLRKGHFERPADATTDAAIAWLEQNQQAPERFFLWVHYQDPHGPYTPPDRYRGIFESKGTGGLLPQLGQTQHGYGQIPHYQILDGERRPGFYRDRYDEEIRFFDNEVGRLLDWLAAHDVFDDSLVVFTSDHGESLGEHNYWFTHEANLYDEEVRVPLVIRYPMDMPKPSTQSLVGHLDFLPSVLDAFGLPAVAARGISLISRSLPDERIFPHSLHKADSPLRWFGVTDGRYRLVIPRSGPELYDLREDPGELRNLAEQQTERVQAMIDRYREFMLELPALPAVEEVQLLLDDESRRALEALGYLPPESNSAKAKSTDTTRDTP; encoded by the coding sequence TTGATCAGAGCGGCAATTCGATTCGCGAGCATCTGCTACTCCGTCGTGCCGTGTTTCGACGCCAGGCGCGTTGCGACGGTTGGCCTCTGCGCGAATGCGATGCTGGGACCGCTGGCCTGCGCCGAAGCAACTCACGAACCGGTTCGCGCCGTCATCCTGATCAGCTGCGACACCTTGCGTGCAGATCACCTCGGGATGTACGGATACGATCGCGACGTCAGCCCGAACCTCGACGCATTCGCCCAGAACTCCGTCGTATTCGAGCGGGCCTACGCCACGGCTCCCCATACCAACCCCGCGCTCAGCAGCCTGCTCACCAGTCGCATGCCTGATGAACTGGGGGTGGCCGGAGGCAACCGCACGCTGATGCCGCAAAGCGTGACCACGTTGGCCGAGATTCTCGGCAATGCCAACATCAAGAGCGCCGCGATCGTTTCGAACTGGGCCCTGCGCCGCGCGGACAAACTGCTAGGCGACGTGGGCATTGCCCAGGGCTTTGGACACTACGACGATCAAATGGGCAGCAGTGCGGGTTTGCGCAAGGGGCACTTCGAGCGACCTGCCGATGCCACCACGGACGCGGCGATCGCCTGGCTCGAACAAAACCAGCAAGCGCCGGAACGCTTTTTTCTGTGGGTCCACTACCAGGATCCCCACGGCCCCTACACCCCACCCGATCGGTACCGCGGAATCTTCGAGAGCAAGGGGACCGGCGGCTTGTTGCCCCAACTCGGTCAGACCCAGCACGGGTACGGCCAGATCCCGCACTATCAAATCCTCGACGGCGAGCGCCGCCCTGGCTTCTATCGTGATCGCTACGACGAAGAGATTCGTTTTTTCGACAACGAAGTGGGGAGGCTGCTCGACTGGCTCGCAGCGCACGACGTCTTTGACGACAGCCTTGTCGTCTTTACCTCCGATCACGGAGAGTCTCTCGGCGAACACAATTACTGGTTCACCCACGAGGCAAATTTATACGACGAAGAAGTGCGCGTTCCCCTCGTCATCCGCTACCCGATGGACATGCCGAAGCCGTCGACCCAAAGCCTGGTGGGCCACCTCGACTTCTTGCCGAGTGTGCTCGACGCCTTTGGCTTGCCTGCCGTCGCGGCTCGCGGGATTAGCTTGATTTCCCGCTCCTTGCCCGATGAAAGGATCTTCCCCCATTCGCTCCACAAGGCGGATAGTCCCCTGCGCTGGTTCGGCGTGACGGACGGGCGCTACCGGCTGGTGATCCCGCGTTCCGGCCCAGAGCTCTATGACCTCCGGGAAGATCCTGGGGAGCTACGCAATCTCGCCGAGCAACAAACCGAACGCGTGCAGGCGATGATCGATCGCTACCGCGAATTCATGCTGGAACTGCCGGCGCTCCCGGCGGTCGAGGAAGTCCAGCTTCTCCTCGACGATGAATCGCGCCGCGCGCTCGAAGCCCTCGGCTATCTGCCGCCCGAATCCAATTCCGCCAAAGCCAAATCAACCGACACCACTCGGGATACCCCCTGA
- a CDS encoding spermidine synthase: MAKPWKTLDREDTPHGVLELRKRDEHEFLITIAGRVLMNSHANRSELTLATCVCEKLEGCAAPRLLLGGLGMGCTLLAAVEGLPDQASIEVSEITPIVARWCAGPLAGINHSALDDPRVRLKIEDVSRTIAKRADDRNEPRFDAIVLDLYEGPHANTNAKRDPFYGAIALDATRRALAVGGLFAIWSEAPDVAFEKRVKTIGFELELIRSGKGGRRHTVYLAQRSR; the protein is encoded by the coding sequence ATGGCCAAACCCTGGAAGACCCTCGATCGCGAAGACACGCCCCACGGTGTCCTCGAATTGCGAAAGCGGGACGAACACGAGTTCTTGATTACGATCGCCGGGCGCGTGCTGATGAACAGTCACGCCAACCGCTCGGAATTGACCCTCGCAACGTGTGTATGTGAGAAACTCGAGGGTTGCGCCGCACCCAGACTCCTGCTCGGAGGGCTGGGTATGGGGTGCACACTGTTGGCGGCGGTCGAGGGACTTCCCGACCAAGCATCGATCGAGGTCAGTGAAATCACACCCATCGTGGCGCGTTGGTGCGCCGGTCCCCTCGCCGGAATCAATCACAGCGCGCTCGACGATCCGCGGGTGCGGCTCAAGATCGAGGATGTGTCTCGAACCATCGCCAAACGCGCCGACGATCGGAACGAACCCCGGTTCGACGCCATCGTGCTCGATTTGTACGAGGGCCCTCACGCGAACACCAATGCCAAGCGCGATCCCTTCTATGGAGCCATCGCCCTCGACGCCACCCGGCGGGCTCTCGCCGTCGGCGGGCTTTTTGCAATCTGGTCCGAAGCGCCCGATGTGGCCTTCGAAAAACGGGTCAAGACGATCGGCTTCGAACTCGAGTTGATCCGTTCGGGAAAGGGTGGCCGCCGGCACACGGTATACCTGGCCCAGCGCAGTCGCTGA
- a CDS encoding DUF3127 domain-containing protein, with protein sequence MLRIMGIEIRGKLHAIFEAKQITERFRKREFVIELADNPKYPQLVLFQLTGDRCENLDAFGLGDDVRLEFSLRGREWNSPQGEIKYFNSLDVWTIDRASAAGGPGGDEPPLPDEPPPGFDDVPF encoded by the coding sequence ATGCTCCGGATCATGGGAATTGAAATCCGCGGCAAACTACACGCCATCTTCGAAGCCAAACAGATCACGGAACGCTTCCGCAAGCGCGAATTCGTGATCGAACTCGCCGACAACCCCAAATACCCGCAACTCGTCTTGTTTCAGCTGACGGGAGACCGCTGCGAAAACCTCGACGCATTCGGTCTGGGGGACGATGTGCGCCTCGAATTCAGTCTGCGCGGCCGAGAATGGAACAGTCCGCAGGGCGAGATCAAGTACTTCAACAGTCTCGACGTCTGGACCATCGACCGCGCCAGTGCGGCTGGCGGACCCGGTGGTGACGAACCGCCCTTGCCCGACGAACCGCCGCCGGGCTTTGACGACGTCCCCTTTTAA
- a CDS encoding hemolysin III family protein, with translation MSGAVDLAQEIIDLEEREEFVHALTHGFGLIASMIGSAILVSAAWTRGDVWHGIGCTVFSASLVLVYAASTLYHGSHQPARKRIFQRMDHLAIYFLIAGTYTPFTLAKMQWPDGLYLLTAEWTLAAIGIAYEFVQKSEGRFGALVIYNLMAWMMVFAGGPLLGSVETGGAILLVLGGVSYTVGIAFYLWDSLPFNHAIWHGFVLAGSAFHFGAVLGFVVPA, from the coding sequence TTGAGTGGTGCAGTAGATCTGGCACAGGAGATCATCGATCTCGAGGAACGCGAAGAGTTTGTGCACGCGCTGACCCACGGTTTCGGGCTCATCGCCAGTATGATCGGATCCGCGATCCTGGTGTCTGCCGCATGGACTCGAGGTGATGTGTGGCACGGCATTGGATGCACCGTCTTCAGTGCATCCCTGGTGCTCGTCTATGCGGCCTCCACCCTGTACCACGGCTCCCACCAACCCGCGCGCAAACGAATCTTCCAGCGAATGGATCACCTTGCGATCTACTTCCTGATCGCCGGAACCTACACCCCGTTCACCCTGGCCAAGATGCAGTGGCCCGATGGGTTGTACCTGTTGACCGCAGAATGGACCTTGGCGGCGATCGGAATCGCGTACGAATTCGTTCAGAAAAGCGAGGGACGCTTCGGGGCCCTGGTGATCTACAACCTGATGGCCTGGATGATGGTCTTCGCCGGGGGCCCCTTGTTGGGGAGCGTCGAAACCGGCGGTGCGATCCTGCTGGTGCTGGGAGGGGTGTCCTACACGGTGGGCATCGCCTTCTACCTCTGGGACAGCCTGCCCTTCAACCATGCGATCTGGCACGGATTCGTTCTTGCGGGGAGCGCATTCCACTTCGGCGCAGTCCTGGGCTTCGTCGTGCCTGCGTGA
- a CDS encoding sulfite exporter TauE/SafE family protein produces MSRLRTQLRVMDLSDGLAISVLTAAAAIGFVHTLLGPDHWVPFVTLARVQNWSLRRTLATVAACGVAHVMGSALLGTLGLAAGAAIGNIEALESSRGNFAAWAMVLFGLAYLAWGLRRALVKSSGYLPHAHGDQVHLHRHGTTPHDHSNDDPAQPRTFWALFLLFVLGPCEPLIPMFMLPASRGRWDIALATILVFGIVTVATMLVVTTVGLLGARKIRFGAAERYAHAMAGAAVAASGLMVIGLEL; encoded by the coding sequence GTGTCCAGACTGCGGACTCAACTTCGCGTGATGGACCTCTCCGACGGCCTCGCGATCAGTGTGCTCACGGCCGCGGCCGCGATCGGATTCGTCCACACCCTGCTCGGTCCCGACCACTGGGTACCCTTCGTCACCTTGGCGAGAGTCCAGAACTGGAGCCTGCGTCGAACCCTCGCGACCGTCGCGGCGTGCGGCGTCGCCCATGTGATGGGCTCGGCGCTGCTCGGAACACTCGGACTTGCGGCCGGTGCGGCGATTGGAAACATCGAAGCCCTGGAATCGAGTCGCGGGAACTTTGCGGCCTGGGCGATGGTCCTCTTCGGCCTCGCCTATCTTGCCTGGGGTTTGCGGCGCGCACTGGTCAAATCGTCGGGCTACCTCCCCCATGCCCACGGTGACCAGGTTCACCTGCATCGCCACGGAACGACACCCCACGATCACAGCAACGACGATCCCGCGCAACCCAGAACTTTTTGGGCGCTCTTCTTGCTCTTCGTGCTGGGGCCCTGCGAGCCGCTGATCCCGATGTTCATGCTGCCGGCCAGCCGTGGTCGCTGGGACATCGCCCTGGCCACCATTCTGGTATTTGGAATCGTCACGGTCGCGACCATGTTGGTCGTCACGACCGTGGGCCTGCTGGGTGCGCGAAAAATCCGGTTCGGCGCCGCAGAACGCTACGCCCACGCCATGGCCGGCGCCGCCGTTGCGGCGTCTGGGCTGATGGTGATCGGGCTCGAACTCTAA